The following are from one region of the Gadus chalcogrammus isolate NIFS_2021 chromosome 19, NIFS_Gcha_1.0, whole genome shotgun sequence genome:
- the ehmt1b gene encoding histone-lysine N-methyltransferase EHMT1 isoform X1, with protein MDSVGSEPTGLVGGVGKESSITEEEMEPPADGEMRLGRDHEAASRLSPSSRPEALLNGMELDHGPKSATHCFSAGPVSFISGNGTSHLVAPHGSVVGSNGFILDKRGGGGSTDGGISPCRTNWLPPGATLTAHSAKSPPPPASPVHANSSDAWQSDGDAGMASGRRTPETTNVPGLSATSTGTPPPPVTIHRARKTMSRPAVSLAQKLLNRERREAHCVRPEVESVEMDSHLQPSLHHQLPQSPEETTPCSAPTTSSSPATPSPQAPTTSSDDKIPLASQAGVWNYRRKKRKMGTYTLIPKKKRRIMKQRSIREMYRRINKPVPNPQPKEEKGLNGERMENSEDESEEMYDWDEEEQDEEENGKSSQDLSSTSEPVSQGEDQETEDSVEEEGEEDDTESDLSSESSQKKKKMLKKKIKPDSPWLIPSRILKKTRVKGPETQALSQASSLAQADSLRGYTKILPKPFHPKVPESLLPFQNAGVSRSSAVADCLAQEIPLCSCRMETPKSREILILADRKCMATESVDGLLLRCQAAALKHEMMRPANTLQLLVLCDDHRAGMFEHQCCPGCGFFCRAGTFMECQPDLSISHRFHRACASVLKGHSFCPHCGEEAGKAKEVTIAKADTTSTVALVVPQHQGPPTPGALEGRADTTTAEGSSSLVLSAEPGGRADSSLCVGPGDGLDRSAPPGWPRMRPPLAGPGVVATPTAGTPLGPPKDTLETILQALDMEKPKKLRFHPKQLYTSAKQAELKKVVLMLVDGIDPNFKMEAQNKRTPLHAAAETGHEEICHMLVQAGANLDMCDEDQRTPLMEACEGNHMETARYLLRAGASVTHKDVEGFTCLHLAAKSGHYRVVEYLLSTQLIDINCQDDGGWTAMIWATEYKHLDQVRLLLSKGADVSIRDKEENICLHWAAFSGSVEISQLLIKAHGELHAVNIHGDSPLHIAARENRVECVMLFLSQGANVYLRNREGETPLDCCGQTSKAWLCLQDNRRQRQALNNCPPEDTQKVLNRDVARGHERVPIPCVNSEDGQTCPENYKYIPVNCVTSPMNIDRNITHLQYCVCKEDCSSSVCMCGQLSLRCWYDKAGRLLPEFCREEPPLIFECNHACSCRRTCKNRVVQNGLRIRLQLFRTPKKGWGVRALQDIPQGTFICEYVGEIISEEEAEMRKNDTYLFSMDNKPKDVYCIDAHFYGNISRFINHMCEPNLFACRVFTSHQDLRFPHIAFFACENIKAGEELGFNYGELFWEVKRKQFSCECGSPKCRYSSAALALLQADSTPGDRQQPSTLPDTSSSHGPAT; from the exons CCAACTGGTctggtgggtggtgttggcAAGGAGTCCTCCATCACAGAAGAAGAGATGGAGCCCCCAGCTGATGGAGAGATGAGGCTTG GGCGAGATCACGAGGCAGCTAGCAGACTCTCCCCGTCTTCCCGGCCCGAGGCCTTGCTCAACGGCATGGAATTGGACCACGGACCCAAGAGCGCGACCCACTGCTTCTCCGCCGGCCCCGTCTCGTTCATCAGCGGCAACGGAACGTCCCACCTGGTCGCCCCGCACGGCTCGGTCGTCGGCAGCAATGGGTTTATCCTGGAcaaacggggtggggggggttcaaCCGATGGCGGGATTTCCCCATGCAGGACTAACTGGCTCCCCCCCGGGGCCACGCTAACGGCACACTCtgccaaatcccccccccctcccgcctcccccGTCCACGCAAACAGCTCGGACGCCTGGCAGAGCGACGGCGACGCTGGGATGGCGTCGGGACGCCGGACGCCAGAGACTACAAACGTCCCGGGCCTGTCCGCCACCTCGACCGGCACTCCCCCACCGCCCGTCACTATCCACAGAGCCCGCAAGACCATGTCCCGACCTGCTGTCAGCCTGGCGCAGAAG CTTCTCAACAGGGAACGGAGGGAAGCACACTGTGTGAGGCCGGAGGTCGAGAGCGTTGAGATGGACTCCCACCTCCAGCCttccctccaccaccagctacCTCAGAGCCCAGAGGAGACGACTCCATGTTCAGCCccgaccacctcctcctccccggccACTCCTTCACCACAAGCGCCAACCACCTCCTCCGACGACAAGATCCCACTGG CGTCTCAGGCTGGGGTGTGGAACTACCgcaggaagaagaggaaaatgGGCACCTACACCCTCATTccaaagaagaagaggcgaaTTATGAAGCAACGGTCGATCCGGGAGATGTACAGACGGATAAACAAACCGGTTCCCAATCCCCAG CCAAAGGAGGAGAAGGGTTTGAatggggagaggatggagaactCTGAGGACGAGTCTGAGGAGATGTATGACTGGGATGAAGAGGAGCAGGACGAGGAGGAAAATGGCAAGAGCTCCCAGGACCTGAGCAGCACGTCTGAGCCCGTCTCTCAG GGGGAAGACCAGGAGACTGAGGACTCagtggaagaggagggagaggaagacgaTACAGAGTCAGACTTG AGCTCTGAATCCagtcagaagaagaagaagatgctGAAGAAAAAGATAAAGCCAGACAGTCCCTGGCTAATACCATCCAGGATATTGAAAAAGACTAGGGTCAAAG GACCTGAAACCCAAGCCCTGTCCCAGGCCTCATCCCTGGCCCAGGCTGACTCCCTTAGAGGGTACACCAAGATCCTCCCCAAGCCTTTTCACCCCAAGGTCCCAGAGAGCCTCTTACCCTTCCAAAACGCTG GCGTCTCCAGGTCGTCCGCGGTGGCCGACTGCCTGGCCCAGGAGATACCGCTGTGCAGCTGCCGCATGGAGACGCCCAAGAGCCGCGAGATCCTCATCCTGGCGGACAGGAAGTGCATGGCCACGGAGAGCGTGGACGGCCTGCTGCTGCGCTGCCAGGCGGCGGCGCTGAAGCACGAGATGATGCGTCCGGCCAACACGCTGCAGCTGCTGGTGCTGTGCGACGACCACCGCGCCGGCATGTTCGAGCACCAGTGCTGCCCCGGCTGTGGCTTCTTCTGCAGGGCC GGGACCTTCATGGAGTGCCAGCCGGACCTCAGCATCTCGCACCGCTTCCACCGGGCGTGCGCCTCGGTGCTGAAGGGCCACAGCTTCTGCCCGCACTGCGGCGAGGAGGCGGGCAAGGCCAAGGAGGTCACCATCGCCAAGGccgacaccacctccaccgtggCCCTGGTGGTCCCCCAGCACCAGGGGCCCCCCACCCCTGGGGCCCTGGAGGGCCGCGccgacaccaccaccgccgAGGG CTCATCCTCTCTGGTGCTGAGTGCTGAACCTGGAGGCAGGGCAGACAGCTCTTTGTGCGTGGGTCCAGGAGACGGTCTGGACCGCTCCGCTCCCCCTGGTTGGCCCAGGATGAGACCACCTCTGGCTGGACCAGGCGTGGTCGCAACTCCCACGGCCGGGACCCCCCTGGGACCCCCCAAGGACACCCTGGAGACCATTCTCCAAGCCCTGGACATGGAGAA GCCAAAGAAATTGCGGTTCCATCCGAAGCAGCTATACACCTCCGCCAAGCAGGCGGAGCTGAAGAAGGTGGTGCTGATGTTAG TGGACGGCATCGACCCCAACTTCAAGATGGAGGCGCAGAACAAACGCACTCCGCTCCACGCCGCGGCCGAGACGGGGCACGAAGAGATCTGCCACATGCTCGTCCAG GCGGGGGCTAACCTGGATATGTGTGACGAGGACCAGAGGACTCCCCTGATGGAGGCGTGTGAGGGGAACCACATGGAGACGGCCCGGTACCTGCTGAGGGCGGGGGCCAGCGTCACACACAAG GACGTCGAAGGCTTCACGTGTCTCCACCTAGCGGCGAAGTCGGGGCACTACAGGGTGGTGGAGTACCTTCTCTCCACCCAGCTCATCGACATCAACTGTCAG GACGACGGTGGCTGGACGGCTATGATCTGGGCTACGGAGTACAAACACCTGGACCAGGTGAGGCTGTTGCTGTCCAAAGGAGCCGACGTCAGCATCAGAGACAAG GAGGAGAACATCTGCCTCCACTGGGCGGCGTTCTCCGGCAGCGTGGAGATCTCCCAGCTGCTCATCAAGGCTCACGGAGAGCTGCACGCCGTCAACATCCACGGGGACTCGCCACTGCACATCGCCGCACGCGAGAACCGCGTCGAGTGTGTCAT GTTGTTCCTTTCCCAGGGGGCCAACGTATACCTGAGGAACCGCGAGGGGGAGACGCCCCTGGACTGCTGTGGCCAGACCTCCAAGGCCTGGCTCTGCCTCCAGGACAACCGCAGGCAGAGGCAGGCCCTGAACAACTGCCCCCCGGAGGACACCCAGAAGGTCCTCAACAG AGATGTTGCCAGGGGACACGAGAGGGTTCCCATCCCCTGTGTCAACTCTGAGGATGGACAGACGTGTCCAGAGAACTACAAATACATCCCTGTGAACTGCGTGACCTCGCCCATGAACATAGACCGCAACATCACACACTTACAG TACTGCGTATGTAAAGAGGACTGCTCATccagcgtgtgtatgtgtggacaGCTCAGCCTGCGCTGCTGGTACGACAAG GCTGGCCGTCTGCTGCCAGAGTTCTGCAGGGAGGAGCCCCCCCTGATTTTTGAGTGCAACCACGCGTGTTCCTGTCGGAGGACCTGCAAAAACCGCGTGGTGCAGAACGGACTGAG GATCAGACTGCAGCTGTTCAGGACCCCTAAGAAGGGCTGGGGGGTACGGGCGCTACAAGACATACCGCAGGGCACTTTTATTTGCGA GTATGTGGGGGAGATAATCTCAGAGGAGGAAGCTGAGATGAGAAAAAACGATACCTACTTGTTCAGCATGGACAACAAG CCAAAGGACGTTTACTGCATCGACGCCCACTTCTACGGGAACATCAGCCGCTTCATCAACCACATGTGCGAGCCTAACCTGTTCGCGTGTCGGGTCTTCACCAGCCACCAGGACCTGCGATTCCCTCACATCGCGTTCTTTGCCTGCGAGAACATCAAGGCTGGAGAAGAGCTTGG GTTCAACTACGGTGAACTCTTCTGGGAGGTGAAGAGGAAGCAGTTCAGTTGTGAGTGCGGCTCTCCGAAGTGCAGGTACTCCTCAGCGGCCTTGGCCCTGCTGCAGGCCGACAGCACGCCGGGCGACCGGCAGCAGCCCAGCACTCTGCCCGACACCAGCTCTTCCCACGGCCCAGCCACCTGA
- the ehmt1b gene encoding histone-lysine N-methyltransferase EHMT1 isoform X2, translating into MEPPADGEMRLGRDHEAASRLSPSSRPEALLNGMELDHGPKSATHCFSAGPVSFISGNGTSHLVAPHGSVVGSNGFILDKRGGGGSTDGGISPCRTNWLPPGATLTAHSAKSPPPPASPVHANSSDAWQSDGDAGMASGRRTPETTNVPGLSATSTGTPPPPVTIHRARKTMSRPAVSLAQKLLNRERREAHCVRPEVESVEMDSHLQPSLHHQLPQSPEETTPCSAPTTSSSPATPSPQAPTTSSDDKIPLASQAGVWNYRRKKRKMGTYTLIPKKKRRIMKQRSIREMYRRINKPVPNPQPKEEKGLNGERMENSEDESEEMYDWDEEEQDEEENGKSSQDLSSTSEPVSQGEDQETEDSVEEEGEEDDTESDLSSESSQKKKKMLKKKIKPDSPWLIPSRILKKTRVKGPETQALSQASSLAQADSLRGYTKILPKPFHPKVPESLLPFQNAGVSRSSAVADCLAQEIPLCSCRMETPKSREILILADRKCMATESVDGLLLRCQAAALKHEMMRPANTLQLLVLCDDHRAGMFEHQCCPGCGFFCRAGTFMECQPDLSISHRFHRACASVLKGHSFCPHCGEEAGKAKEVTIAKADTTSTVALVVPQHQGPPTPGALEGRADTTTAEGSSSLVLSAEPGGRADSSLCVGPGDGLDRSAPPGWPRMRPPLAGPGVVATPTAGTPLGPPKDTLETILQALDMEKPKKLRFHPKQLYTSAKQAELKKVVLMLVDGIDPNFKMEAQNKRTPLHAAAETGHEEICHMLVQAGANLDMCDEDQRTPLMEACEGNHMETARYLLRAGASVTHKDVEGFTCLHLAAKSGHYRVVEYLLSTQLIDINCQDDGGWTAMIWATEYKHLDQVRLLLSKGADVSIRDKEENICLHWAAFSGSVEISQLLIKAHGELHAVNIHGDSPLHIAARENRVECVMLFLSQGANVYLRNREGETPLDCCGQTSKAWLCLQDNRRQRQALNNCPPEDTQKVLNRDVARGHERVPIPCVNSEDGQTCPENYKYIPVNCVTSPMNIDRNITHLQYCVCKEDCSSSVCMCGQLSLRCWYDKAGRLLPEFCREEPPLIFECNHACSCRRTCKNRVVQNGLRIRLQLFRTPKKGWGVRALQDIPQGTFICEYVGEIISEEEAEMRKNDTYLFSMDNKPKDVYCIDAHFYGNISRFINHMCEPNLFACRVFTSHQDLRFPHIAFFACENIKAGEELGFNYGELFWEVKRKQFSCECGSPKCRYSSAALALLQADSTPGDRQQPSTLPDTSSSHGPAT; encoded by the exons ATGGAGCCCCCAGCTGATGGAGAGATGAGGCTTG GGCGAGATCACGAGGCAGCTAGCAGACTCTCCCCGTCTTCCCGGCCCGAGGCCTTGCTCAACGGCATGGAATTGGACCACGGACCCAAGAGCGCGACCCACTGCTTCTCCGCCGGCCCCGTCTCGTTCATCAGCGGCAACGGAACGTCCCACCTGGTCGCCCCGCACGGCTCGGTCGTCGGCAGCAATGGGTTTATCCTGGAcaaacggggtggggggggttcaaCCGATGGCGGGATTTCCCCATGCAGGACTAACTGGCTCCCCCCCGGGGCCACGCTAACGGCACACTCtgccaaatcccccccccctcccgcctcccccGTCCACGCAAACAGCTCGGACGCCTGGCAGAGCGACGGCGACGCTGGGATGGCGTCGGGACGCCGGACGCCAGAGACTACAAACGTCCCGGGCCTGTCCGCCACCTCGACCGGCACTCCCCCACCGCCCGTCACTATCCACAGAGCCCGCAAGACCATGTCCCGACCTGCTGTCAGCCTGGCGCAGAAG CTTCTCAACAGGGAACGGAGGGAAGCACACTGTGTGAGGCCGGAGGTCGAGAGCGTTGAGATGGACTCCCACCTCCAGCCttccctccaccaccagctacCTCAGAGCCCAGAGGAGACGACTCCATGTTCAGCCccgaccacctcctcctccccggccACTCCTTCACCACAAGCGCCAACCACCTCCTCCGACGACAAGATCCCACTGG CGTCTCAGGCTGGGGTGTGGAACTACCgcaggaagaagaggaaaatgGGCACCTACACCCTCATTccaaagaagaagaggcgaaTTATGAAGCAACGGTCGATCCGGGAGATGTACAGACGGATAAACAAACCGGTTCCCAATCCCCAG CCAAAGGAGGAGAAGGGTTTGAatggggagaggatggagaactCTGAGGACGAGTCTGAGGAGATGTATGACTGGGATGAAGAGGAGCAGGACGAGGAGGAAAATGGCAAGAGCTCCCAGGACCTGAGCAGCACGTCTGAGCCCGTCTCTCAG GGGGAAGACCAGGAGACTGAGGACTCagtggaagaggagggagaggaagacgaTACAGAGTCAGACTTG AGCTCTGAATCCagtcagaagaagaagaagatgctGAAGAAAAAGATAAAGCCAGACAGTCCCTGGCTAATACCATCCAGGATATTGAAAAAGACTAGGGTCAAAG GACCTGAAACCCAAGCCCTGTCCCAGGCCTCATCCCTGGCCCAGGCTGACTCCCTTAGAGGGTACACCAAGATCCTCCCCAAGCCTTTTCACCCCAAGGTCCCAGAGAGCCTCTTACCCTTCCAAAACGCTG GCGTCTCCAGGTCGTCCGCGGTGGCCGACTGCCTGGCCCAGGAGATACCGCTGTGCAGCTGCCGCATGGAGACGCCCAAGAGCCGCGAGATCCTCATCCTGGCGGACAGGAAGTGCATGGCCACGGAGAGCGTGGACGGCCTGCTGCTGCGCTGCCAGGCGGCGGCGCTGAAGCACGAGATGATGCGTCCGGCCAACACGCTGCAGCTGCTGGTGCTGTGCGACGACCACCGCGCCGGCATGTTCGAGCACCAGTGCTGCCCCGGCTGTGGCTTCTTCTGCAGGGCC GGGACCTTCATGGAGTGCCAGCCGGACCTCAGCATCTCGCACCGCTTCCACCGGGCGTGCGCCTCGGTGCTGAAGGGCCACAGCTTCTGCCCGCACTGCGGCGAGGAGGCGGGCAAGGCCAAGGAGGTCACCATCGCCAAGGccgacaccacctccaccgtggCCCTGGTGGTCCCCCAGCACCAGGGGCCCCCCACCCCTGGGGCCCTGGAGGGCCGCGccgacaccaccaccgccgAGGG CTCATCCTCTCTGGTGCTGAGTGCTGAACCTGGAGGCAGGGCAGACAGCTCTTTGTGCGTGGGTCCAGGAGACGGTCTGGACCGCTCCGCTCCCCCTGGTTGGCCCAGGATGAGACCACCTCTGGCTGGACCAGGCGTGGTCGCAACTCCCACGGCCGGGACCCCCCTGGGACCCCCCAAGGACACCCTGGAGACCATTCTCCAAGCCCTGGACATGGAGAA GCCAAAGAAATTGCGGTTCCATCCGAAGCAGCTATACACCTCCGCCAAGCAGGCGGAGCTGAAGAAGGTGGTGCTGATGTTAG TGGACGGCATCGACCCCAACTTCAAGATGGAGGCGCAGAACAAACGCACTCCGCTCCACGCCGCGGCCGAGACGGGGCACGAAGAGATCTGCCACATGCTCGTCCAG GCGGGGGCTAACCTGGATATGTGTGACGAGGACCAGAGGACTCCCCTGATGGAGGCGTGTGAGGGGAACCACATGGAGACGGCCCGGTACCTGCTGAGGGCGGGGGCCAGCGTCACACACAAG GACGTCGAAGGCTTCACGTGTCTCCACCTAGCGGCGAAGTCGGGGCACTACAGGGTGGTGGAGTACCTTCTCTCCACCCAGCTCATCGACATCAACTGTCAG GACGACGGTGGCTGGACGGCTATGATCTGGGCTACGGAGTACAAACACCTGGACCAGGTGAGGCTGTTGCTGTCCAAAGGAGCCGACGTCAGCATCAGAGACAAG GAGGAGAACATCTGCCTCCACTGGGCGGCGTTCTCCGGCAGCGTGGAGATCTCCCAGCTGCTCATCAAGGCTCACGGAGAGCTGCACGCCGTCAACATCCACGGGGACTCGCCACTGCACATCGCCGCACGCGAGAACCGCGTCGAGTGTGTCAT GTTGTTCCTTTCCCAGGGGGCCAACGTATACCTGAGGAACCGCGAGGGGGAGACGCCCCTGGACTGCTGTGGCCAGACCTCCAAGGCCTGGCTCTGCCTCCAGGACAACCGCAGGCAGAGGCAGGCCCTGAACAACTGCCCCCCGGAGGACACCCAGAAGGTCCTCAACAG AGATGTTGCCAGGGGACACGAGAGGGTTCCCATCCCCTGTGTCAACTCTGAGGATGGACAGACGTGTCCAGAGAACTACAAATACATCCCTGTGAACTGCGTGACCTCGCCCATGAACATAGACCGCAACATCACACACTTACAG TACTGCGTATGTAAAGAGGACTGCTCATccagcgtgtgtatgtgtggacaGCTCAGCCTGCGCTGCTGGTACGACAAG GCTGGCCGTCTGCTGCCAGAGTTCTGCAGGGAGGAGCCCCCCCTGATTTTTGAGTGCAACCACGCGTGTTCCTGTCGGAGGACCTGCAAAAACCGCGTGGTGCAGAACGGACTGAG GATCAGACTGCAGCTGTTCAGGACCCCTAAGAAGGGCTGGGGGGTACGGGCGCTACAAGACATACCGCAGGGCACTTTTATTTGCGA GTATGTGGGGGAGATAATCTCAGAGGAGGAAGCTGAGATGAGAAAAAACGATACCTACTTGTTCAGCATGGACAACAAG CCAAAGGACGTTTACTGCATCGACGCCCACTTCTACGGGAACATCAGCCGCTTCATCAACCACATGTGCGAGCCTAACCTGTTCGCGTGTCGGGTCTTCACCAGCCACCAGGACCTGCGATTCCCTCACATCGCGTTCTTTGCCTGCGAGAACATCAAGGCTGGAGAAGAGCTTGG GTTCAACTACGGTGAACTCTTCTGGGAGGTGAAGAGGAAGCAGTTCAGTTGTGAGTGCGGCTCTCCGAAGTGCAGGTACTCCTCAGCGGCCTTGGCCCTGCTGCAGGCCGACAGCACGCCGGGCGACCGGCAGCAGCCCAGCACTCTGCCCGACACCAGCTCTTCCCACGGCCCAGCCACCTGA